Proteins from a genomic interval of Anatilimnocola floriformis:
- a CDS encoding sugar phosphate isomerase/epimerase family protein has protein sequence MNRLAVSEITTFRWSFEEDLLHYRQAGVSAIGVWRQKLEDFGEERGIELLKHHGWHVSSLQWAGGFTGSDGGTHNESIDDAMEAVRTAHALGASCLLLHSGSRGVHTHKHARRLLRTAIDQLIPLAEALQVTLALEPMPREAGTDWTFLHDWDETLSLINDVGSDYLRAVFDLYYWGHDEVTLARLPELAPKLALVQLADSHKPPQLEPNRCALGDGGIPLHAITEQLTAAGYRGCYEVELMGEEIEAMDYCDLLNRSQQEFQRLLT, from the coding sequence ATGAACCGCCTGGCCGTCAGCGAAATCACGACCTTCCGCTGGTCGTTTGAAGAGGACCTGCTGCACTACCGGCAGGCCGGCGTGTCGGCCATTGGCGTGTGGCGGCAGAAGCTCGAAGACTTCGGCGAAGAGCGGGGCATCGAGCTGCTTAAGCACCACGGCTGGCATGTCAGCAGCTTGCAGTGGGCCGGCGGTTTTACCGGCAGCGACGGCGGCACGCACAACGAAAGCATCGACGACGCCATGGAGGCCGTCCGCACGGCCCACGCCCTCGGTGCCTCATGCTTGCTGCTTCACAGTGGCAGCCGCGGCGTGCATACCCACAAACATGCCCGCCGCTTGCTGCGAACGGCCATCGATCAACTCATTCCACTGGCCGAAGCGTTGCAAGTGACGCTCGCGCTCGAACCCATGCCGCGCGAAGCTGGCACCGATTGGACCTTTCTGCACGATTGGGATGAAACCCTCTCGCTGATCAACGACGTCGGCAGCGATTATCTGCGGGCGGTGTTCGATCTTTACTACTGGGGGCACGACGAAGTGACCCTCGCCCGCTTGCCCGAACTCGCGCCGAAGTTGGCCCTCGTGCAACTCGCCGACAGCCACAAGCCGCCGCAGCTCGAACCCAACCGCTGTGCCCTCGGCGACGGCGGCATCCCACTGCATGCCATCACCGAGCAACTGACCGCGGCCGGCTATCGCGGTTGCTATGAAGTGGAACTAATGGGAGAAGAAATCGAAGCGATGGACTACTGCGATTTGCTGAATCGATCGCAGCAAGAGTTTCAGCGATTGCTGACGTAA
- a CDS encoding glycosyltransferase family 2 protein — MPRLSIVIPCLGAATDFDDTLVSVLQNRPDDCEVLVVHVQPYDDPYGLQNEVRFVRVNGRPTLVQLMNAGLSAASGDIVHMLGCRMIAVEGWADAAVERFADSRVAALTPLIVDAVHGQITAAGVRYSMTGSRKIVGRGIELKNIRRVENLKSTGPTIEAGFFRRDVLEALGGWQESLGVAADIDLAISLAALELKTIHPLDVMLHEKSAAPRLGGFAHGRSLERLFCRHAGRRRTLPVLLHSLSVALDFTLRIPKGDALTMLIGRAVGLFHSGTQLKYAEHIAEARTLLEAAEPSTLSLESVREEQEEVEASRPRRRAA; from the coding sequence GTGCCTCGGCTTTCGATTGTCATACCATGTCTCGGCGCCGCCACCGACTTCGACGATACGCTCGTCTCGGTGCTGCAGAATCGCCCCGACGATTGCGAAGTGCTGGTCGTCCACGTCCAGCCCTATGACGATCCGTATGGATTGCAGAACGAGGTCCGCTTCGTTCGCGTCAACGGCAGGCCGACGCTGGTGCAACTGATGAATGCTGGCCTGTCGGCTGCCAGCGGCGATATCGTCCACATGCTCGGCTGCCGAATGATCGCGGTCGAAGGCTGGGCCGACGCCGCCGTCGAACGGTTTGCCGATAGCCGCGTCGCCGCCCTCACGCCGCTGATTGTCGACGCGGTGCATGGCCAAATCACAGCCGCCGGTGTGCGCTACAGCATGACTGGCTCGCGCAAGATCGTGGGCCGCGGCATTGAGCTGAAGAACATTCGCCGCGTCGAAAACCTTAAGTCAACGGGACCCACGATCGAAGCTGGTTTCTTCCGCCGCGATGTGCTCGAAGCACTTGGTGGCTGGCAGGAGTCGCTGGGCGTAGCAGCCGATATCGACCTCGCGATTTCGCTGGCCGCGCTCGAGCTGAAGACGATTCATCCGCTCGATGTCATGTTGCACGAGAAGTCGGCCGCGCCGCGACTGGGCGGGTTCGCTCATGGTCGCTCGCTGGAACGCCTCTTCTGTCGGCATGCTGGACGGCGGCGGACGTTGCCCGTGTTGTTGCACTCGCTCTCGGTGGCGCTCGACTTTACGCTTCGCATTCCGAAGGGCGATGCCTTGACGATGCTGATCGGCCGCGCGGTGGGCTTGTTCCACAGCGGCACTCAGCTGAAATATGCCGAGCACATCGCCGAGGCCCGCACACTGCTCGAAGCTGCGGAACCAAGCACGCTGTCGCTCGAGAGCGTTCGCGAGGAACAAGAAGAAGTCGAAGCCAGCAGACCGCGGCGGCGAGCTGCGTAA
- a CDS encoding DUF4416 family protein has protein sequence MGDVITQRPVLLIAAVFSRHPAALDWTRERFAAVWGPVALASDCFEHRETTYYEKSMGPDLQKMFLAGERLVDPGQLPELKLAANHWEEEYRAANNHAEARPLNIDPGYLTEAKLVLASTKDRDHRLYLSQGIFAEVTLHFARGGWQTRQWTYPDYQRADYHEFFTRCREYLRQRYREQFSGPAGG, from the coding sequence ATGGGCGACGTCATCACACAACGGCCGGTGCTGCTGATCGCAGCCGTTTTCAGCCGGCACCCGGCGGCACTGGATTGGACCCGCGAACGGTTCGCCGCCGTTTGGGGGCCGGTCGCCCTGGCCAGCGATTGCTTTGAGCATCGCGAAACGACCTACTATGAAAAGTCGATGGGCCCCGACCTGCAGAAGATGTTTCTCGCCGGCGAGCGACTGGTCGATCCAGGACAACTCCCCGAGCTGAAGCTCGCGGCCAACCACTGGGAAGAAGAGTACCGCGCGGCAAACAACCACGCCGAAGCTCGGCCGCTCAATATCGATCCGGGCTACCTCACCGAAGCCAAGCTGGTATTGGCTTCGACGAAGGACCGAGATCATCGCCTCTATTTATCGCAAGGAATCTTTGCCGAAGTGACGCTGCACTTTGCTCGCGGCGGCTGGCAGACTCGGCAGTGGACCTATCCCGATTATCAGCGGGCCGATTACCACGAGTTCTTCACGCGCTGCCGCGAATATTTGCGGCAGCGTTATCGGGAACAGTTTTCTGGCCCGGCAGGGGGTTAA
- a CDS encoding PSD1 and planctomycete cytochrome C domain-containing protein translates to MHTRHFLPAVLILFFVCAAAATAADEAALELFEKSVRPVLVETCLECHGSKKQEGSLRLDTRAAALKGGDTGPAFVPSEPEKSLLIAALRQTGEVQMPPNRKLKDEQIAAFEQWIKLGAPWPKTPLAAKTDDAIRTHWAFQPLRDPPIPELGDRASLANKIDAFIRMKLGAAGLVSTPRADRRTLIVRATFDLLGLPPTSEEVEAFVRDEDPRAYEKLIDRLLESPHYGEQWGRHWLDVARYSDTKGYVYARENRTWIHAWSYRDWVVRSLNNDLPYDRFLLLQIAADQVVTDHTASADRGDLAAMGFLTLGRRFLGVTHDIIDDRIDVLTRGTMGLTVACARCHDHKYDPIPTADYYSLYGVFQNCLERQLSVADPAERNEAWQAYETELKKREQKLADLLAKKRQEAGDRVRARVVDYLLAQRELQKYPDEGFDQVLEKTDIIPASVRRWQAYLRKEEKNTKSIFVPWFEFNKLPADDSFAQKAVEVTKAIAQREDLNPVVREAFQAPVTSHQEVAARYGQLLAAATAEPLKAVLHGEEAPCEVPNTAIVDNEMYFDLGSCTELWKAQGEVDAWLIGQPLSPPQAVILQDRPQPQPAYIRKRGRATLNAPEAPPQFLAILAGPDRKPFQHGSGRLEMARAIIDPKNPLTPRVIVNRVWLHHFGAGLVRSPSDFGVRAELPSHPELLDWLTSRFLEDGWSLKKLHRRIMLSEAYQQSSQGPADRAALAKAQQVDPENRLLWRMNQRRLTFEELRDRLFAATGELKRTLGGKPSDLFTASFKRRSLYGNIDRQFLPATLRIFDFANPDLHISQRSDTTVPQQALFFLNDDIILRRAKALATRTAKTDSPEARVQQIFQAVYQRNATLEQVAAALALVNAKEEESQQPISATAADWQYGYGEFAEDTKQIKAFTKLPHFNGTAWQGGSNWPDEKLGWVQLTADGGHAGNDLQHAAIRRWTAPRDVTIKIDSTLKHDTKAGDGVRGRLVSSRGGLLHEAHTHNKTADFKVDTLELKAGDTVDFAVDIGGTLNNDQFTWEVRITAAESTWQSKADFVGPQVTQLDPWEQLAQVLFSTNEFLFVD, encoded by the coding sequence ATGCACACCCGCCATTTCCTTCCCGCCGTGCTGATCCTCTTTTTCGTCTGCGCCGCTGCTGCGACGGCCGCCGACGAGGCCGCGCTCGAGCTCTTCGAAAAGAGCGTCAGGCCCGTGCTGGTCGAGACGTGCCTCGAATGCCACGGCAGCAAAAAGCAGGAAGGCTCGCTGCGACTCGACACGCGCGCCGCCGCGTTGAAGGGTGGCGACACCGGCCCCGCCTTCGTCCCCAGCGAACCAGAAAAAAGTCTGCTCATCGCAGCGCTCCGGCAAACTGGCGAAGTGCAGATGCCGCCGAATCGCAAGTTGAAAGACGAACAGATCGCGGCCTTCGAGCAATGGATCAAACTCGGCGCGCCCTGGCCGAAGACGCCGCTCGCTGCCAAGACTGACGATGCCATTCGCACGCACTGGGCGTTTCAACCATTGCGTGATCCGCCAATTCCAGAGCTCGGCGATCGCGCGTCTTTGGCCAACAAGATCGACGCCTTCATTCGGATGAAGCTCGGTGCCGCGGGACTCGTTTCAACGCCGCGAGCCGATCGCCGCACGCTCATCGTCCGTGCGACCTTCGATCTCCTCGGCCTGCCGCCGACCAGCGAAGAGGTCGAGGCGTTTGTGCGCGACGAAGATCCGCGCGCTTATGAAAAGCTCATCGATCGGCTGCTCGAGTCGCCTCACTACGGCGAACAATGGGGCCGCCATTGGCTCGATGTCGCGCGCTATTCCGATACCAAGGGCTACGTCTATGCGCGGGAGAATCGCACTTGGATTCATGCGTGGTCGTATCGCGATTGGGTCGTCCGTTCGCTCAATAACGACTTGCCCTACGATCGCTTTCTGCTGTTGCAAATCGCCGCCGATCAAGTGGTGACAGATCACACGGCCAGCGCTGATCGAGGCGATCTCGCCGCGATGGGTTTTCTCACACTCGGCCGGCGGTTCCTGGGCGTGACGCACGACATCATCGACGACCGAATCGATGTGCTCACCCGCGGCACGATGGGGCTGACCGTCGCTTGTGCGCGCTGTCACGATCACAAATACGATCCGATTCCGACGGCTGACTATTACTCGCTCTACGGCGTTTTTCAGAACTGCCTCGAACGGCAACTCTCTGTCGCCGATCCCGCCGAACGCAACGAAGCCTGGCAGGCGTATGAGACCGAACTGAAGAAGCGCGAACAAAAGCTGGCCGATCTGCTGGCGAAAAAACGGCAAGAAGCCGGCGATCGCGTCCGAGCGCGCGTCGTCGATTATCTGCTGGCTCAGCGCGAGTTGCAGAAGTATCCCGACGAAGGTTTTGATCAGGTCCTGGAAAAGACCGACATCATTCCCGCCTCGGTTCGCCGCTGGCAGGCCTATCTGCGCAAAGAAGAGAAGAACACGAAGTCGATCTTTGTCCCCTGGTTTGAATTCAACAAACTTCCTGCCGATGATTCGTTTGCTCAGAAGGCCGTTGAAGTGACGAAAGCAATTGCCCAGCGCGAGGACTTGAATCCAGTCGTGCGCGAGGCGTTCCAAGCGCCGGTCACTTCGCATCAAGAAGTGGCCGCGCGCTACGGTCAACTCTTGGCCGCTGCGACTGCGGAGCCACTAAAAGCCGTACTCCACGGAGAGGAAGCTCCTTGCGAAGTGCCGAACACGGCTATCGTCGACAACGAAATGTATTTTGATCTCGGCAGCTGCACGGAGCTGTGGAAAGCGCAAGGCGAGGTCGATGCCTGGTTGATCGGGCAGCCGCTGTCGCCGCCGCAAGCGGTTATTTTGCAAGATCGGCCGCAACCGCAGCCGGCGTACATTCGCAAGCGCGGCCGAGCCACGCTCAATGCGCCCGAAGCGCCGCCACAGTTTCTCGCGATCCTCGCTGGGCCAGATCGCAAACCGTTTCAGCACGGCAGCGGCCGTTTGGAAATGGCCCGCGCGATCATCGATCCCAAAAATCCTCTCACGCCGCGCGTGATCGTCAATCGCGTTTGGCTGCATCACTTCGGCGCCGGTCTGGTCCGTTCACCGAGCGACTTTGGAGTGCGGGCCGAATTGCCGAGCCACCCGGAGTTGCTCGATTGGCTGACGAGCCGCTTCCTTGAAGACGGTTGGAGCCTGAAGAAACTCCATCGGCGGATCATGCTAAGTGAAGCCTATCAGCAGTCGTCGCAAGGCCCCGCTGATCGCGCGGCGCTCGCCAAGGCTCAGCAGGTCGATCCCGAAAATCGCCTCCTGTGGCGGATGAATCAACGGCGACTCACTTTCGAAGAACTGCGCGACCGCCTCTTCGCTGCAACCGGCGAACTGAAGCGCACGCTCGGCGGCAAACCGAGCGATCTCTTCACCGCGAGTTTCAAACGTCGTTCGCTCTACGGCAACATCGATCGGCAGTTTCTGCCAGCCACGCTGCGGATTTTTGATTTCGCCAATCCCGATCTACACATCTCGCAGCGCAGCGACACCACCGTGCCGCAGCAGGCTCTCTTCTTTTTGAACGACGACATCATCCTCCGCCGCGCGAAGGCGCTGGCCACTCGCACCGCGAAAACCGATTCGCCGGAAGCTCGCGTGCAGCAGATCTTTCAAGCCGTGTATCAACGCAACGCGACGCTCGAGCAGGTCGCCGCAGCCCTCGCGCTCGTGAACGCCAAGGAAGAAGAGTCGCAGCAACCGATCTCGGCCACAGCGGCTGATTGGCAGTACGGCTATGGCGAGTTCGCCGAGGACACGAAGCAGATTAAGGCTTTCACGAAGCTGCCCCACTTCAACGGCACGGCCTGGCAAGGTGGCAGCAACTGGCCGGATGAGAAGCTCGGTTGGGTGCAACTAACTGCCGACGGCGGTCACGCAGGCAACGACCTGCAACACGCTGCCATCCGCCGCTGGACCGCGCCGCGCGATGTGACCATCAAAATCGACTCGACCTTGAAACACGATACGAAAGCCGGCGACGGTGTGCGGGGCCGGCTGGTGAGCAGCCGTGGCGGCTTGTTGCACGAAGCTCACACGCACAACAAAACGGCTGATTTCAAAGTCGACACGCTCGAACTAAAAGCGGGTGACACGGTCGATTTCGCAGTCGACATCGGCGGCACGCTGAACAACGATCAGTTCACGTGGGAAGTGCGGATCACTGCCGCCGAAAGCACTTGGCAATCGAAAGCCGATTTCGTCGGTCCGCAAGTCACGCAACTCGATCCCTGGGAACAACTGGCCCAGGTGCTGTTTTCGACGAACGAGTTTTTGTTCGTGGATTGA
- a CDS encoding flagellar export chaperone FliS codes for MDYRNTYLETQITTATPQKLRLMLIEGAIRFAQQAINAWEEGRGEDGLSALMRSQAVVAELLGSVREDGTPITRQVIDIYAFLALELHAAEMDADAQRIAGVIRVLQEDRQTWQELCQQMPEAPQPVASEYSQASEILAPRRVEASFSAGYSPPQVNFPSTGASSGFSLEV; via the coding sequence ATGGATTACCGCAACACCTACCTCGAAACGCAAATCACCACGGCGACTCCGCAGAAGCTCCGGCTGATGCTGATCGAAGGCGCGATCCGCTTCGCTCAGCAAGCCATCAATGCCTGGGAAGAAGGCCGCGGCGAGGATGGTTTGTCGGCACTGATGCGTAGCCAAGCGGTCGTGGCGGAATTGCTCGGCAGCGTGCGCGAAGACGGCACGCCGATCACTCGGCAGGTCATCGACATCTATGCCTTTCTTGCGCTCGAGCTGCATGCCGCCGAGATGGACGCCGACGCGCAGCGCATCGCCGGTGTCATTCGCGTGCTGCAAGAAGACCGCCAGACCTGGCAGGAACTCTGTCAGCAAATGCCCGAAGCGCCTCAGCCCGTCGCCAGCGAATATTCGCAGGCATCCGAGATCCTTGCACCCCGCCGCGTCGAAGCCAGCTTCTCGGCTGGCTACTCGCCGCCGCAGGTCAATTTTCCGAGCACGGGCGCGAGCAGCGGTTTTTCGCTCGAGGTTTAA
- the mutY gene encoding A/G-specific adenine glycosylase: MEDPTPPTFTAPQRRQFAKKLLAWFSTAARDLPWRRTRDLYSIWISEIMLQQTQVATVIGYHERFLAAFPNVAALAAAEETQVLRLWEGLGYYRRARQLHTAAKKIVAEHGGDFPRSYEAVRALPGIGRYTAGAILSIGLDQRLPILEANTIRVFSRLIALADDPRTTRSQARLWTFAEEILPAENCGAFNQALMELGSEICTPKAPSCAVCPVSAHCAVYAQGRTAEIPLAAKKTTYTDLTETAVVVRRGSKFLIRQCQPGERWAGLWDFPRFSSPPASHESWLPTASDHLLNWLDVQIEPIAHLATTKHGVTRFRITLHVLDATWIAGGKTSAQQRWVTRDELHELPLSVTGRKIAGLLAPAKPARKKVKS, translated from the coding sequence ATGGAAGACCCAACTCCGCCAACTTTCACCGCGCCGCAGCGCCGTCAGTTTGCCAAAAAACTCCTCGCTTGGTTCTCCACCGCCGCCCGCGACCTTCCTTGGCGGCGGACGCGTGATCTCTACTCCATCTGGATCAGCGAGATCATGCTACAGCAAACACAGGTGGCCACTGTCATCGGCTATCACGAGCGGTTCCTCGCAGCCTTTCCGAACGTCGCTGCTCTCGCGGCCGCCGAAGAAACGCAAGTTCTGCGGCTGTGGGAGGGCCTCGGCTATTACCGCCGTGCCCGCCAACTGCATACAGCCGCCAAGAAGATCGTCGCTGAACATGGCGGCGATTTTCCGCGCAGCTACGAAGCGGTGCGCGCGCTTCCGGGCATCGGCAGGTACACGGCTGGCGCGATCCTTTCGATCGGTCTCGATCAACGATTGCCGATTCTGGAAGCGAATACGATCCGCGTTTTTAGCCGATTGATTGCACTCGCCGACGATCCGCGCACCACGCGCTCGCAGGCCCGGTTATGGACCTTCGCTGAAGAGATTCTGCCGGCAGAAAACTGCGGCGCATTCAATCAAGCGCTCATGGAACTCGGCAGCGAGATTTGCACACCGAAAGCGCCGAGCTGCGCGGTCTGTCCTGTTTCGGCGCACTGTGCTGTGTATGCTCAGGGACGCACGGCAGAGATACCGCTGGCGGCGAAGAAGACGACTTACACCGACCTCACCGAAACGGCCGTCGTGGTGCGCCGCGGCAGCAAGTTTTTGATCCGGCAGTGTCAGCCTGGCGAGCGCTGGGCCGGGCTATGGGATTTTCCGCGTTTCTCTTCACCGCCTGCCAGTCACGAAAGTTGGCTGCCGACGGCCAGCGATCATCTGCTGAACTGGCTCGATGTGCAGATCGAACCGATCGCACATCTGGCGACGACGAAACATGGCGTGACTCGCTTTCGGATCACGCTGCATGTGCTCGACGCGACCTGGATTGCAGGTGGCAAGACCAGCGCGCAACAGCGCTGGGTGACGCGCGATGAATTGCACGAGCTGCCGCTGAGCGTCACTGGCCGCAAGATCGCCGGGTTGCTCGCGCCGGCGAAACCGGCGCGGAAGAAAGTCAAAAGCTGA
- a CDS encoding cation diffusion facilitator family transporter: MAHDHHHHDHAAGNLLTAFLLNLAFTGIEIAGGYWTNSVAILSDAVHDSGDCLALGLAWYLQRLAQRGADARFTYGYRRWSSLGALITGVVLIVGLSVVVWEAVERIRSPQPVKAPGVVVLAVVGVLFNGLAAWRLSHGHSLNEQMARWHLLEDTFGWLAVLVGGVAMLIWDLPILDPLFALLIAAVILWNVVGNLKKVGHIFLQGAPHGFDPAAFEKELAELPKLISSHSTNTWTLDGERHVFSTHLVLAPDVTREEIVALKARVHELLREHHFEHITLDVELAGERCVAEEVGVEGREKDDCCH, encoded by the coding sequence ATGGCCCATGACCATCATCACCACGACCACGCCGCGGGAAACTTACTCACGGCGTTTCTGCTGAACCTGGCTTTCACCGGCATCGAGATCGCCGGCGGCTATTGGACCAACAGCGTGGCGATTCTCAGCGACGCGGTGCATGACTCGGGCGACTGCCTGGCGCTCGGCCTGGCGTGGTATCTACAACGATTGGCGCAGCGCGGAGCCGATGCGCGATTCACCTATGGTTATCGCCGCTGGTCTTCGCTCGGCGCGCTCATTACGGGCGTGGTGCTGATTGTGGGGCTGTCGGTCGTGGTGTGGGAAGCGGTTGAGCGGATTCGTTCGCCGCAGCCGGTAAAGGCGCCGGGCGTTGTGGTGCTCGCGGTTGTCGGCGTGTTGTTCAACGGCCTGGCTGCCTGGCGGTTATCGCATGGCCATTCGCTGAACGAACAGATGGCCCGCTGGCATCTGCTGGAAGACACCTTTGGTTGGCTGGCCGTGCTCGTCGGCGGCGTGGCGATGTTGATCTGGGACCTGCCGATTTTGGATCCGCTGTTTGCCCTGCTGATCGCTGCCGTGATTCTGTGGAACGTGGTGGGAAATCTCAAAAAGGTCGGCCACATTTTTCTGCAAGGTGCGCCGCACGGCTTTGATCCCGCTGCTTTTGAAAAGGAGTTGGCCGAGTTACCGAAGTTGATCAGCAGCCATTCGACCAACACCTGGACACTCGACGGCGAACGGCATGTCTTTTCGACCCATCTCGTTCTCGCGCCGGATGTGACGCGCGAAGAAATCGTCGCCCTCAAAGCACGCGTGCATGAGCTGCTGCGCGAGCATCATTTCGAGCACATCACGCTCGATGTGGAACTGGCGGGCGAACGGTGTGTAGCGGAGGAAGTGGGAGTCGAGGGACGAGAGAAAGACGATTGCTGCCACTAA
- the acpS gene encoding holo-ACP synthase has protein sequence MNVVGIGTDIIECLRIAQMIERHGELFLNRVYTPHEIEYCSARRAATQHYAGRFAAKEAILKALGTGWTRGIAWADMEVRNDFGGKPRVLLGGGAREICAQQGISQILISISHCRTHATAYALAMGSGDTGVMGLRD, from the coding sequence ATGAACGTCGTCGGCATTGGTACGGATATCATCGAGTGTCTGCGGATTGCGCAGATGATCGAACGGCATGGCGAGCTGTTTCTCAACCGCGTCTATACTCCGCACGAGATCGAGTATTGCAGCGCCCGCCGCGCCGCGACGCAGCATTACGCCGGCCGCTTTGCTGCCAAGGAAGCCATTCTCAAAGCGCTCGGTACGGGTTGGACCCGCGGCATTGCGTGGGCCGACATGGAAGTCCGCAACGACTTCGGCGGCAAGCCCCGCGTGCTCCTCGGCGGCGGAGCGAGAGAGATTTGTGCCCAGCAGGGCATCTCGCAAATTCTCATCAGCATTAGTCATTGCCGGACCCATGCGACCGCTTATGCCCTCGCGATGGGAAGTGGCGATACCGGCGTGATGGGGCTGCGAGATTAG
- a CDS encoding peptidylprolyl isomerase, protein MSQPTFRTLVVVCLAMFTARASYAQDKPPIAATVQGHAILVSQLERDLARVIKERKISEAERTQLQKQVLQLAVDRQLVLHYLATSKQGASSQDVDLVIARLQKKLDNEGVKQAEFLKQQGQTLAEFRDQQLWELSWQKYLDKYLTEAALQKYFDKNRRDFDGTELHVAHLLLTAPADATAADREKLKTRAAAIRQEIVDKKVSFADAAKKNSQSPTAAAGGDIGWISRREPMPESFSAAAFALPVHDISQPVESSFGVHLITTLEEKPGKRTWQEAADELRPAVIRYLFRWIADKERPTAKIEYTEHWPH, encoded by the coding sequence ATGAGCCAACCCACCTTCCGAACGCTCGTGGTGGTGTGCCTGGCGATGTTTACCGCGCGCGCATCGTACGCGCAAGACAAACCACCAATCGCTGCTACTGTTCAAGGCCACGCGATTCTCGTTTCTCAGCTCGAGCGCGACCTCGCCCGCGTTATCAAAGAACGCAAAATCTCCGAGGCCGAGCGAACGCAGTTGCAGAAGCAAGTCCTGCAACTCGCCGTCGATCGGCAACTCGTGTTGCATTACCTCGCCACCAGTAAGCAAGGAGCCAGTTCGCAGGATGTCGACTTGGTCATCGCCCGCTTGCAAAAGAAGCTCGATAACGAAGGGGTGAAGCAAGCGGAGTTTTTAAAGCAGCAAGGACAAACGCTGGCCGAGTTTCGCGATCAGCAGCTGTGGGAACTGAGCTGGCAGAAATATCTCGATAAGTATCTGACCGAAGCTGCCCTGCAAAAATACTTCGACAAGAATCGCCGCGATTTCGACGGCACGGAGCTGCATGTTGCGCACCTTCTGCTCACCGCGCCGGCCGATGCCACGGCTGCCGATCGTGAGAAATTGAAAACCCGCGCTGCCGCGATTCGACAGGAGATCGTCGACAAGAAAGTCTCCTTCGCCGATGCGGCCAAAAAGAATTCGCAATCGCCGACGGCAGCCGCGGGTGGCGACATTGGTTGGATCAGCCGGCGGGAACCGATGCCAGAGAGTTTCAGCGCCGCCGCATTCGCCCTGCCAGTTCATGATATCAGTCAGCCGGTCGAATCGTCGTTCGGCGTGCATCTGATTACCACGCTCGAAGAAAAACCGGGCAAGCGCACCTGGCAAGAAGCCGCCGATGAACTCCGTCCTGCCGTGATCCGCTATTTGTTTCGTTGGATTGCTGACAAAGAACGCCCCACCGCAAAGATTGAATACACCGAGCACTGGCCGCATTAG
- a CDS encoding co-chaperone GroES → MVKAKSRGLEYVEPIGARVLVRKDEPKRQTKGGIALPDASEIPTITGRIVAISAQIENDEDTPLRQYDKILFHPKNAIPVDFESDNQLFVIPVDDVVAVFRRGTPEEKSEE, encoded by the coding sequence ATGGTGAAAGCAAAGTCTCGCGGCTTGGAATATGTCGAACCGATCGGCGCCCGCGTGCTCGTGCGCAAGGACGAACCGAAGCGGCAAACCAAGGGTGGCATCGCCCTGCCCGATGCGTCGGAAATCCCGACCATCACCGGCCGCATCGTAGCCATCTCGGCGCAAATCGAAAACGACGAAGACACGCCGCTGCGGCAATACGACAAGATTCTGTTTCATCCGAAAAACGCGATTCCCGTCGACTTCGAATCCGACAACCAACTGTTCGTGATTCCGGTCGACGACGTTGTCGCCGTTTTTCGCCGCGGCACGCCGGAAGAGAAGAGCGAAGAGTAG